A window from Deltaproteobacteria bacterium encodes these proteins:
- a CDS encoding galactose-1-phosphate uridylyltransferase: MGPEDRLQFKSKEIEARFVDPAGKAVVKRIEIRTNPITRRSCRITYSRKDEKEAGTDTLPPPPPDALDSENCPFCRHHVLSRTPRLPANGFSQERLVLNESILFPNLFPYGSHSAVSIFGDRHYVEIGTARPSSYRDSFKNAVRYLQQVRGIDPAAVYTSITQNHLPSAGGSLVHPHLQINADREPGNHQRFLMHKSRQYYNDHRVLIFSDYLRHEKAAGSRYIGKSGGWEWLAAFAPEGFYELWAILPGVTSWAELDDGRLMHLATGIVNAQRFYRSLNRNGYNLGLLSVEVPESRLELRVVMVVRSNYAPWVRNDHTGFELMLGDMATFTPPEETAALARPFWNASTRLAISPHEETLMARRE, encoded by the coding sequence ATGGGGCCAGAAGATCGACTTCAATTCAAATCCAAAGAGATCGAGGCCCGCTTTGTGGATCCTGCGGGCAAAGCGGTGGTGAAACGGATCGAAATCCGAACGAATCCCATTACCCGCCGGTCCTGCCGCATCACCTACAGCAGAAAGGACGAAAAGGAAGCCGGTACGGATACCCTGCCGCCGCCTCCTCCCGATGCCCTCGATTCGGAAAACTGCCCTTTTTGCCGACATCATGTGTTGAGCCGCACACCACGGTTACCGGCAAACGGCTTTTCACAGGAGCGCCTGGTGCTGAACGAATCCATCCTGTTTCCAAATCTGTTCCCCTACGGCAGTCACTCGGCGGTCAGCATTTTTGGCGACCGACACTATGTGGAAATCGGAACCGCCCGGCCCTCCAGCTACAGGGACAGCTTTAAAAATGCCGTGCGATATTTGCAACAGGTGCGGGGAATCGACCCCGCGGCCGTCTATACCTCCATCACCCAGAACCACCTCCCCTCTGCCGGGGGATCGCTGGTCCATCCGCACCTGCAGATAAATGCGGACAGGGAACCCGGCAACCATCAGCGTTTCCTGATGCACAAAAGCAGGCAGTACTACAATGACCATCGCGTCCTGATCTTCTCGGATTATCTGCGGCACGAAAAAGCCGCCGGCAGCCGGTACATCGGCAAGAGCGGCGGCTGGGAGTGGCTGGCCGCTTTTGCCCCGGAAGGGTTTTACGAATTGTGGGCGATCCTTCCGGGGGTGACATCGTGGGCGGAACTGGATGACGGCCGCCTCATGCATCTTGCAACGGGAATCGTCAATGCCCAGAGGTTTTATCGAAGCCTCAACCGGAACGGCTACAACCTCGGACTGCTGTCCGTCGAAGTGCCGGAGAGCCGACTGGAATTGAGAGTGGTAATGGTTGTCCGCTCCAACTATGCGCCCTGGGTGCGCAACGACCACACCGGGTTCGAGCTGATGCTGGGCGATATGGCAACTTTCACCCCTCCCGAAGAGACCGCCGCCCTGGCTCGGCCTTTTTGGAATGCATCGACACGGCTTGCCATTTCGCCACATGAAGAAACACTGATGGCACGGCGCGAATGA
- a CDS encoding thiamine pyrophosphate-dependent dehydrogenase E1 component subunit alpha: MNAKQITPDFQVRLFTSMILIRTFEEKIVALSQEPYRLPGMQILANGQEAVATGIVSALEPDDVIVSNHRSHGHLLARDADLNSLMAEIMAKADGVNRGKAGTLHLAVPEVNALMTSTVVGAGPLLALGAAFAQQYQALKGVTVVFFGDGAAAEGSVHEAMNLSGIWKLPVLFVCENNGWAGAQRPEEHSATRKIHERAEGYGMPGRSVDGNDVEAVYHLSLELLDHCRSGKGPAFMEPMTYRMRGHGEQDHQHYVDPSELDAWALKCPVKRYRQALLDAGVLDEAHIQKIEQDAERRVEGAVAFGDASPYPEPDTAMTDLFVQPPSA; the protein is encoded by the coding sequence ATGAACGCAAAACAAATCACTCCAGACTTTCAAGTCCGTCTTTTCACCAGCATGATTTTGATCCGAACGTTCGAAGAAAAAATTGTTGCTCTCAGCCAGGAGCCCTACCGACTGCCAGGCATGCAGATCCTGGCCAACGGCCAGGAAGCGGTAGCCACGGGTATCGTTTCGGCCCTTGAGCCGGACGACGTCATCGTCAGCAATCACCGCAGTCACGGCCACCTGTTAGCCAGGGACGCCGACCTCAATTCGTTGATGGCCGAGATCATGGCCAAAGCGGACGGCGTCAACCGTGGCAAGGCCGGCACGCTGCACCTGGCCGTGCCTGAGGTCAATGCCCTGATGACCTCAACGGTAGTTGGCGCCGGGCCGCTTCTGGCCCTGGGGGCTGCCTTTGCTCAGCAATATCAAGCGCTGAAAGGGGTGACGGTGGTGTTCTTCGGTGACGGCGCAGCAGCTGAAGGGAGCGTGCACGAAGCTATGAATTTGTCCGGCATCTGGAAACTGCCGGTCCTGTTCGTTTGCGAAAACAACGGGTGGGCGGGCGCCCAGCGCCCGGAAGAGCATTCCGCAACCCGCAAAATTCACGAGCGAGCCGAGGGCTATGGTATGCCCGGCAGGAGTGTGGACGGCAATGATGTAGAAGCGGTCTACCACCTGAGCCTTGAACTTCTCGACCACTGCCGCTCGGGAAAGGGGCCGGCTTTTATGGAACCCATGACCTACCGCATGCGAGGGCATGGAGAACAGGATCACCAGCACTATGTTGATCCATCGGAACTGGACGCATGGGCCCTAAAGTGCCCAGTAAAGAGGTATCGCCAGGCGCTCCTCGATGCCGGCGTTCTGGATGAAGCCCATATTCAAAAGATCGAGCAGGATGCCGAACGGCGCGTAGAAGGGGCTGTGGCCTTTGGTGACGCCAGTCCGTATCCTGAACCCGACACCGCCATGACCGATTTGTTCGTCCAGCCGCCCAGTGCCTGA
- a CDS encoding alpha-ketoacid dehydrogenase subunit beta, with translation MSEKTFGNALNDALSTAMDMDDTVFIAGEGVGVSIHQDPNMPTYGLLDKFGRRRVKDTPVSEAAIAGLAVGSSCMGLRPVVEIMFFPFITLASDMLVNHAGKLRYMSSGKSSFPLTVRVKAGVGFGAGSQHSHNLEAWLAHSPGLKIVWPATVEDAKGLLLSAIFDPDPVIVVEDMFLYRMPGELPEGNFHTPLGKARVAVPGTDCTVIAYGMALYTAMKALETLSEKDISCEVIDLRSLVPLDKTCILESVRKTGRLVVVHEANRFCGFGAELAAMVAEEAFEALKGPVKRVGAPQIPVPVASSLEKIFKPSPEDVVAAVLETMGK, from the coding sequence ATGAGTGAAAAAACATTCGGAAATGCCTTAAACGACGCGCTGTCCACTGCCATGGATATGGATGACACCGTATTTATTGCTGGCGAGGGAGTAGGGGTGTCCATTCACCAGGACCCCAACATGCCGACCTACGGTCTTTTGGACAAATTTGGTCGACGCCGGGTGAAAGACACGCCGGTCAGTGAGGCGGCCATTGCCGGGCTCGCTGTGGGGTCTTCCTGCATGGGGCTTCGACCGGTGGTGGAGATTATGTTTTTCCCGTTCATTACCCTGGCCAGCGATATGCTGGTCAACCATGCCGGAAAATTGCGCTACATGAGCAGCGGAAAATCCAGCTTTCCCCTGACTGTGCGGGTAAAAGCCGGTGTAGGATTCGGCGCCGGTAGTCAACATTCTCACAATCTGGAAGCATGGTTGGCCCACAGTCCAGGCCTGAAAATCGTTTGGCCGGCAACCGTCGAAGATGCCAAAGGGCTTCTTCTAAGCGCCATCTTTGATCCGGATCCGGTCATCGTGGTAGAAGACATGTTTCTTTATAGGATGCCGGGAGAGCTGCCGGAAGGAAACTTCCACACACCCTTGGGCAAGGCCCGGGTGGCCGTGCCGGGTACCGATTGTACCGTGATTGCATACGGCATGGCCCTTTACACCGCCATGAAAGCGCTTGAAACATTGAGTGAGAAAGACATCTCGTGTGAGGTAATCGACTTGCGGTCTCTGGTACCTTTGGACAAAACCTGTATCCTCGAATCGGTCCGCAAGACGGGGCGGCTAGTTGTGGTACATGAGGCCAACCGTTTCTGCGGCTTCGGGGCAGAATTGGCTGCCATGGTGGCTGAGGAGGCATTCGAAGCCTTGAAGGGGCCCGTCAAACGCGTCGGTGCGCCACAGATTCCTGTGCCGGTCGCATCCAGCCTCGAAAAGATTTTCAAGCCTAGTCCGGAGGATGTTGTCGCGGCGGTTCTGGAAACGATGGGTAAGTAA